In Rhodoferax sediminis, the sequence GCGAGGTTGCGGTTGGCGTTGATCATCATGTGGCCGGTCTGCATTTGCAGCCGCATCAGGGTGTGCAGCGCCAGCGGCATGCCGTTGAAGTTTTGCAGGCCCTTGTCCACGCCGCCCATGCGCGAGCCGCGCCCGCCTGCCAAAACAAGACCGGTAATTTCTGCGGAATCAATCATTGGATTTACGCGTTGACTTTGAAATCAACCGCCGATATAGCTCATCTCGATGTGCCGCGCGCCGCCCGCGGCATCGGGGGCCATGGTGCTGCGCAGCTCGGAGTAGCGGTCGCTGCGGCCCTGCCAGATGCGCCCGATGGTGGAGGCGATCTCTTCGTCCGTCGCGTCGCCGCGCAGCAGGCCGCGCAGGTCGTAACCCCGGGAAGCGAACAGGCACAGGAACAGTTTGCCTTCGGTGGACAGGCGCGCGCGGTTGCAACTGCCGCAAAAGGCGTGTGTGACGCTGCTGATGACGCCGATCTCGCCCAGCTGCGGGTCGTGCCGGCCGCTGGCGTCGGCATAGCCCCAGCGCTCCGCGGTCTCACCCGGCGCCGTCGGCTCGAGCGGGACCAGCGGCAGTTCCGTGCGAAGGAGCTGGACCACTGCGCTGGAGGGCAGCACCTCGTCCATGCGCCAGCCGTTGGTGGCGCCCACGTCCATGTATTCGATGAAGCGCAGCACGATGCCGGTGCCCCTGAAGTGGCGCGCCATCGGCAGGATCTCCCGCTCGTTGGTGCCGCGCTTGACCACCATGTTGACCTTGATCGGGCCCAGGCCGGCCGCGCGCGCCGCCTCGATGCCGGCGAGTACATCGGCCACCGGAAAGTCCACATCGTTCATGCTGCGAAATACAGCGTCGTCCATGCCGTCCAGGCTGACCGTGACACGCTGCAGGCCGGCGGCCTTCAGGGCCTTGGCCTTGCGCGCCAGGATCGAGCCATTGGTGGTGAGCGTCAGGTCCAGCGGTTTGCCGTCCAGGGTGCGCAGCGCCGCGAGTTGCCCGATCAGAACTTCAATGTTCTTGCGCAGCAGCGGCTCGCCGCCCGTGAGTCGGATTTTCTGCACGCCGTGCGTGATGAACAGCCGGGCGATGCGGGTGATTTCCTCGAACGTCAACAGCGAGGCGTGCGGCAGGAAGGGGTGGTCCTTGCCGAAGATCTCCTTGGGCATGCAGTAGGTGCAGCGGAAATTGCAGCGGTCGGTCACGCTGATGCGCAGGTCGCGCAACGGGCGCCCCAACCGGTCCGACACCCGGCCGCTGATGGCTGCGGGCGTGTGCGGATCGGGCGCGCTGGAGGGGGGCGCCAGCGCCGCACTGCGGTGGTCCAGCAGGGGAATGACTCGTTCAGACATGCTCGGATTCTGCCCCAGTGCGCAGCGCTGCCCGCACGCCACCGCTTGAGGCCCTGCCCCAGGCGTTGTTAAAGAGCCCCCACGCTTGCCGCTTCGTGTGCTGCGCTGCCCCCAAAGCGGGATGAACTTGCTCGGGGCGGCCCCTCACTGCGCTAGACGCAGCGCGCGCCGTCAACTTCGATGCACACGCCGCTGATGAAGGCGGCCTCGTCGCTGGCCAGGTACAGCGCGGCGTTGGCCACGTCCAGCGCAGTGGAAAAGCGCCCGAGCGGAATGGTGGCGCGGAACTTGGCCTTGCGCTGTTCCGTGAGCGGCCCGCCCGCGAATTCGGCGGCCAGCCCGGTGTCGGGGTTGAACACCGGGTTGATGCAGTTCACGCGGATGTTTTCGGGGCCGAACTCGGCGGCCAGTGACTTGGAGGTCGTGATGACCGCGCCCTTGGAGCCGTTGTACCAGGTCAGGCCCGGGCGCGGGCGCACGCCGGCGGTGGAGGCGATGTTGATGAAGCTGCCGCCCTTGTTGGCGCGAAACGCCGGCACGGCATGCACGGTGGCCAGGTAGATGCTCTTGACGTTGACCGCATAGCACTTGTCGAACTCGTCTTCGCTGACTTCGAGCGCCGGACGGTTGCGGTGCGTCCAGCCCGCGTTGTTCACCATCACGTCGAGCCGGCCGTGGCGCTGCACGGCCGCATCCACCAGCGCCTTCACATCGGCGGACTTCGTGACGTCCGCCGCGAAGAACGAAGCCTTGCCTCCGGCGCGCAGGATGGCGTCCACCACCTGCTCGCCGAGCGCGGTGTTGATGTCGTTGACGATGACGTGCGCGCCTTCCTCGGCCAGCCGCTTCGCGATGCCCTCGCCAATGCCGCCGCCGGCGCCTGTGACGATGATGGATTTATCTTTGACGCGCATGCTGTGAATCTCCGGTTACTATTGATTTGATAGCTTCTAACCCCTGTGTTGCAAGGGCTACAGCGTGTTTTGATTAAAATATACGGTCAACCGTGGCGGATCGCCACGGTCTTCAGCGTGGTAAATCCATACAGCGCCTCGAAGCCTTTCTCGCGCCCGTAGCCGGAGGACTTCACGCCGCCGAACGGCAGCTCGACACCGCCGCCGGCACCGTAGTTGTTGATGAACACCTGGCCGCTCTCGACGCGTTTGGCCATGCGGAACTGGCGTGCGCCGTCGCGCGTCCAGATGCCCGCGACCAGCCCGAAGCGGGTGGCGTTCGCCAGCTCCACGGCGTGGTCTTCGTCCTTGAAGCTCATGGCAGCGAGCACCGGGCCGAACACTTCCTCTTGCGCCAGACGGTGCATCACGGGCACGTCGCGCAACAGCGTGGGCGCCTGGTAGTAGCCGGTCTCGGGAGCTTCCTCGACGATCTGGCCCTGCGCCACCATCGGGATGCTGGCCACCTGGGCGTCACTGAGGAAATCCCACACGCGCTGCAGCTGGCTCTGGCGGATCAGCGGGCCGACATCCAGATCCATCGTGGCCGGACCGACGCGCAGATTGGCAAACAGCTTGCCCAGGCGCTCCAGCAGCGGCTCGTAAATGGCCTGATCCACCAGCAGGCGCGAGCCGGCCGAGCAGGTCTGCCCGGCGTTCTGCACGATGGCGTTGATCACCACGGGCAGCGCCGCGTCCAGGTCCGCATCGGCAAAGATGATCTGCGGGCTTTTGCCGCCGAGCTCCAGTGTGACCGGGCAGTGCCGCTCGGCCGCCACCTGCTGGATCAGCGTACCGACCGTGGGGCTGCCGGTGAAGCTGATGTGGTCGATACCGTCGTGGCGCGCGAGCGCGTCGCCCACTTCGTGGCCGTAGCCGGTGACGATGTTGATGGCGCCCGCCGGAAAGCCGACCTCGGCCGCGAGCTGCGCCACGCGGATCAGCGACAGGCAGGCGTCCTCGGACGGCTTGACCACGCAGACGTTGCCCGCCGCCAGCGCGCCGCCCACGCTGCGGCCAAAAATCTGCATCGGGTAGTTCCACGGGATGATGTGGCCGGTCACGCCGTGCGGCTCACGCCAGGTGAAGACGCTGTAGCCGTCCTGGTAGGGTAGGGTCTCGCCGTGCAGCTTGTCGCACGCGCCGGCGTAAAACTCGAAGTAGCGCACCAGCGCCAGCGCGTCGGCTCGGGCCTGTTTGGTGGGCTTGCCGCAGTCGCGCTGCTCGATCAGCGCCAGCTCGTCGGCGTGTTCGGCCACCTTGGTGGAGAGCTTCATCAAGAGCCGGCCGCGCTCAGCCGCGCTGAGCTTGCTCCAGACCGCGTCCAGGCACTGGCGCGCCGCCTGCACGGCGCCGTCGATGTCCTGCGCGTTGCTGCGCTGGAGTTCATCGAAGGGCTGCCCGTCGGACGGGTCGATCACGGAAATCAGGCGGCCGGACGAGGAGGGAACGCCGGCGTTGGCGATGTAGTTGAGTTGCATGACCGCAATTCTGCCCCAATGAGGCGGGCTTGCCGTCAGGGCGGATCAGTTGGGGCGTGCGCCGGCAACGGTGTATTGGGCGCTGTTGGCCTGTAGCCAGCGCTGCGACAAGTCGCTTTGCTGCTGGTCGGGATGGAAGTCGGGCTTGAAGTAGGCGCGCCAGGGCTTGAAGGTTTGCCGCACCAGCCCGGTCGGCCCGAACAGGAAGCTGGCCGCATCCTTCCACGTTGCCCAGCGCCACAGCGTGCCGTCGCGGCGCAGGTTGTTGAGCGTCTGGCGCAGGGTGTCGGTCAGGAAGAAGAAGGTGACGCGGCGCATCCATTTGACACGCCATTCCTGGGTGCCACCGAGCGCCTGGTACAACTCGAAGGCCGTGCTTTTGTGCTCGGATTCTTCGGCGCTGTGCCACAGCCACAGGGTTTTCAGGCGCGGCTGGGCGTCGCCGAACAACGCGGGGTGGCGCAACAGCCATTCGGCCAGGATGGCGGTGAAATGCTCGTTGGCCGCGGTGATTGCCAGTGGGTGGCGCGGGTCGAGGCCTTCCAGCAATTTCACGCGCGACTCGGCACGCGGCGCCCAGGCGTTGACCAGCCCCTGTTTTTCAAGGTGCGCATTGAACAGCGCGTGAATGCGTCGGTGCGTCGCCTCCTGGCCGATGAAGCCCTGCACTTCGCGCTGGCGCCGGGCCTGTTCCTCCGCCGACAAGGCCTTGTGGCCATTGCGCACCGAGTCGATGAAGAACTGCTCTCCCACCGGGAAACTCATCGACAGCGCATTGAAGAACGCCGTGCGGAAGGTGCCGCCGCCGCACCAGTGGCGCGGCAGCGGGGTTTGCAGGTCGATGAGCAACCGGCGGACAACAAGGTCGGTCATGCGGAAATCCAATCCATTGGAAGATGTTTTGGT encodes:
- the moaA gene encoding GTP 3',8-cyclase MoaA codes for the protein MSERVIPLLDHRSAALAPPSSAPDPHTPAAISGRVSDRLGRPLRDLRISVTDRCNFRCTYCMPKEIFGKDHPFLPHASLLTFEEITRIARLFITHGVQKIRLTGGEPLLRKNIEVLIGQLAALRTLDGKPLDLTLTTNGSILARKAKALKAAGLQRVTVSLDGMDDAVFRSMNDVDFPVADVLAGIEAARAAGLGPIKVNMVVKRGTNEREILPMARHFRGTGIVLRFIEYMDVGATNGWRMDEVLPSSAVVQLLRTELPLVPLEPTAPGETAERWGYADASGRHDPQLGEIGVISSVTHAFCGSCNRARLSTEGKLFLCLFASRGYDLRGLLRGDATDEEIASTIGRIWQGRSDRYSELRSTMAPDAAGGARHIEMSYIGG
- a CDS encoding SDR family oxidoreductase, whose translation is MRVKDKSIIVTGAGGGIGEGIAKRLAEEGAHVIVNDINTALGEQVVDAILRAGGKASFFAADVTKSADVKALVDAAVQRHGRLDVMVNNAGWTHRNRPALEVSEDEFDKCYAVNVKSIYLATVHAVPAFRANKGGSFINIASTAGVRPRPGLTWYNGSKGAVITTSKSLAAEFGPENIRVNCINPVFNPDTGLAAEFAGGPLTEQRKAKFRATIPLGRFSTALDVANAALYLASDEAAFISGVCIEVDGARCV
- a CDS encoding aldehyde dehydrogenase family protein; amino-acid sequence: MQLNYIANAGVPSSSGRLISVIDPSDGQPFDELQRSNAQDIDGAVQAARQCLDAVWSKLSAAERGRLLMKLSTKVAEHADELALIEQRDCGKPTKQARADALALVRYFEFYAGACDKLHGETLPYQDGYSVFTWREPHGVTGHIIPWNYPMQIFGRSVGGALAAGNVCVVKPSEDACLSLIRVAQLAAEVGFPAGAINIVTGYGHEVGDALARHDGIDHISFTGSPTVGTLIQQVAAERHCPVTLELGGKSPQIIFADADLDAALPVVINAIVQNAGQTCSAGSRLLVDQAIYEPLLERLGKLFANLRVGPATMDLDVGPLIRQSQLQRVWDFLSDAQVASIPMVAQGQIVEEAPETGYYQAPTLLRDVPVMHRLAQEEVFGPVLAAMSFKDEDHAVELANATRFGLVAGIWTRDGARQFRMAKRVESGQVFINNYGAGGGVELPFGGVKSSGYGREKGFEALYGFTTLKTVAIRHG
- a CDS encoding metal-dependent hydrolase, whose translation is MTDLVVRRLLIDLQTPLPRHWCGGGTFRTAFFNALSMSFPVGEQFFIDSVRNGHKALSAEEQARRQREVQGFIGQEATHRRIHALFNAHLEKQGLVNAWAPRAESRVKLLEGLDPRHPLAITAANEHFTAILAEWLLRHPALFGDAQPRLKTLWLWHSAEESEHKSTAFELYQALGGTQEWRVKWMRRVTFFFLTDTLRQTLNNLRRDGTLWRWATWKDAASFLFGPTGLVRQTFKPWRAYFKPDFHPDQQQSDLSQRWLQANSAQYTVAGARPN